A genomic stretch from Hoplias malabaricus isolate fHopMal1 chromosome 4, fHopMal1.hap1, whole genome shotgun sequence includes:
- the etv6 gene encoding transcription factor ETV6 isoform X5 — protein sequence MNGKALLLLTKEDFRYRSPHSGDVLYELLQHILKQRKPHSSFPSSYYPGTPFHTVPEAALQQHKLEETVLRTPRGTDTLPLHPPTIELRHRSRSPHHPAPRRSPADHTQAHPQASVEDAQQMSSQLPDSNNHLPEDLYPLSVSPTAPNGHCPAGRDIQRPGSPSQEEAAPPRVIQLMPSAIMHPLLLSPGRAGVPGDFRHGRPAPQENGREGKGHLLHNHHHHAPHHATHHTLSLAGHQQTHQLHQQEDPRYRNQIIMPVSSPEDQSMPIGRIADCRLLWDYVYQLLSDSRYENYIRWEDRETKVFRIIDPNGLARLWGNHKNRTNMTYEKMSRALRHYYKLNIIRKEPGQRLLFRFMKTPDEIMSGQTDRLDPLESDTDEQIYVKEEC from the exons ATGAACGGCAAGGCTCTCCTGCTGCTCACCAAAGAGGACTTCCGCTACCGCTCTCCACATTCAG GAGACGTCTTATATGAACTTCTGCAGCACATTCTGAAGCAGAGAAAGCCCCACTCATCGTTCCCTTCTTCATATTACCCTGGGACCCCCTTCCACACTGTGCCTGAGGCAGCACTTCAACAACACAAACTTGAGG AAACGGTACTTCGAACCCCCCGTGGCACAGACACCCTCCCCCTCCATCCTCCCACCATAGAGCTCCGGCACCGCTCCCGCTCACCCCACCATCCGGCACCCAGACGCTCGCCCGCTGACCACACACAAGCCCACCCCCAAGCTTCAGTGGAGGATGCCCAACAAATGTCTTCGCAGCTGCCCGACAGCAACAATCACCTCCCTGAGGACCTGTACCCATTGTCTGTGTCTCCCACCGCCCCCAATGGCCATTGTCCGGCAGGCCGAGATATTCAGCGGCCGGGCAGTCCGTCTCAGGAAGAGGCAGCACCCCCACGGGTCATCCAGTTGATGCCCAGCGCCATCATGCACCCACTGCTCCTCAGCCCTGGGCGTGCAGGGGTGCCGGGGGACTTTAGACATGGCCGACCAGCACCCCAAGAGAACGGTCGAGAAGGCAAGGGTCACCTCCTCCATAATCACCACCACCATGCTCCCCATCACGCCACTCACCATACCCTCAGCCTGGCTGGTCACCAGCAAACTCACCAGCTCCACCAGCAGGAAGACCCCCGCTACCGCAACCAGATCATCATGCCCGTCTCTTCTCCGGAGGACCAGAGCATGCCTATTGGACGCATTGCTG ACTGCAGGCTTTTATGGGACTACGTGTATCAGCTCCTCTCAGACAGCCGCTATGAGAACTATATCCGCTGGGAAGACCGCGAAACCAAAGTTTTCAGAATCATCGACCCCAATGGCCTGGCTCGATTATGGGGAAACCATAAG AACAGGACCAACATGACATATGAGAAGATGTCAAGAGCACTAAGACACTACTACAAACTGAACATCATCAGGAAAGAACCAGGCCAGAGACTGCTGTTCAG ATTTATGAAAACCCCAGATGAGATCATGAGCGGACAGACAGACCGACTGGACCCTCTGGAGTCGGACACAGATGAACAGATATATGTGAAAGAGGAGTGCTAG